A window of Bdellovibrionales bacterium contains these coding sequences:
- a CDS encoding YdiU family protein, protein MALGPDFFDPVKPAVFPEAILRFRNQAAAETVGLGSLSPEEWQKHFWAFQPLPGNLPEPLALRYHGHQFMHYNHELGDGRGFLFAQIPVGDTWYDLGTKGSGQTPYSRAGDGRLTLKGAYREALATELLQSLGVHTSKTFSIFETGENLERNDEPSPTRAAVLVRLSHGHMRIGTFQRLAYTKDTANIEKLTDVCLKYYYPNLQSADADERAFLFYQAVVRSCALLTAQWMMAGFVHGVLNTDNINITGESFDYGPYRFLPRYDVRFTAAYFDQRGLYSFGRQPVTMLWNLQRLGECLKLRYESLPVDEILEEFADEFNAHVQRLFLTRLNLKSRGAEADSELLKNFYTFLESSPALYEQTFFDFFGGIMSPRWQTSPQKDFYKGEDFEKFKTQLADFETANTSLVSHPYFTNGKPCTLLIDEIESIWSHISERDDWSYFHRKIDEIRSFRGIYDVFMIEPRP, encoded by the coding sequence ATGGCCCTTGGCCCCGACTTCTTCGATCCGGTGAAACCCGCCGTGTTTCCCGAGGCTATTTTGCGTTTTCGCAATCAAGCCGCCGCTGAGACTGTCGGCCTTGGCTCTTTATCCCCCGAAGAATGGCAAAAGCATTTCTGGGCTTTTCAGCCACTGCCTGGGAACCTACCGGAGCCTTTGGCCCTTCGCTATCACGGCCATCAATTCATGCACTACAATCACGAGCTCGGCGATGGCCGCGGCTTTTTATTCGCGCAAATTCCCGTCGGCGACACATGGTATGATCTCGGCACCAAAGGTAGTGGTCAAACACCCTACTCTCGCGCTGGCGATGGCCGACTCACACTCAAAGGGGCTTACCGCGAAGCTTTAGCGACAGAGCTTTTACAAAGCTTGGGAGTCCATACCAGTAAAACTTTTAGCATCTTCGAGACCGGCGAAAACCTCGAGCGCAACGATGAACCTTCACCCACTCGTGCGGCGGTGCTTGTGCGCCTGAGTCACGGGCATATGCGCATCGGAACGTTTCAGCGCCTAGCTTATACCAAAGACACCGCCAATATCGAAAAGCTGACGGATGTTTGTTTGAAGTACTACTATCCGAATTTACAATCGGCGGATGCTGACGAGCGTGCCTTTTTATTTTACCAGGCAGTCGTGCGCAGTTGCGCTCTGCTGACCGCGCAGTGGATGATGGCTGGGTTCGTTCATGGCGTACTGAACACGGATAACATCAATATCACCGGCGAGAGCTTCGATTACGGTCCTTACCGCTTCTTGCCTCGATACGATGTGCGCTTTACCGCCGCGTACTTTGATCAACGCGGGCTGTATTCTTTCGGCCGTCAGCCGGTGACAATGCTGTGGAATCTGCAACGCCTGGGTGAATGCTTGAAGCTCCGTTACGAATCTCTGCCGGTGGATGAAATCCTTGAAGAGTTTGCCGATGAATTCAATGCTCATGTGCAACGCCTTTTCTTGACTCGCCTCAACCTCAAATCGCGCGGCGCAGAGGCTGATAGTGAGCTTTTAAAAAATTTCTATACGTTTTTAGAATCAAGCCCAGCTCTTTACGAGCAGACATTCTTTGACTTCTTCGGCGGGATCATGTCTCCGCGCTGGCAAACCTCTCCGCAAAAGGACTTCTATAAAGGTGAGGATTTTGAAAAATTTAAAACCCAGCTTGCCGACTTTGAAACGGCCAATACGTCCCTTGTATCTCATCCATACTTTACCAACGGAAAGCCTTGCACTCTGCTGATAGATGAAATCGAATCTATTTGGTCACACATCTCTGAGCGCGACGATTGGAGTTACTTCCATAGAAAAATCGATGAGATCAGGTCTTTCCGGGGCATTTATGACGTTTTTATGATAGAACCACGCCCATGA
- a CDS encoding peroxiredoxin codes for MNKTASKTPASSMKLNSVVPDFTIPSTHSGDVSLSSLRGKKVVLYFYPKDNTPGCTLEGQEFNHLYPEFQKANTVVFGVSRDSVKSHDNFKCKFDFKFELLSDADEKLCKIFDVIKEKNMYGRRVLGIERSTFVINEEGQLVGEFRKIKAPGHAAEMLKFVQGL; via the coding sequence ATGAACAAAACCGCGAGCAAAACACCCGCTAGCTCTATGAAGTTAAACTCAGTCGTGCCAGATTTTACAATTCCATCGACTCACAGCGGGGATGTTTCGCTTTCAAGCCTGCGCGGCAAGAAGGTGGTGTTGTATTTTTATCCGAAAGACAATACTCCGGGCTGCACTCTCGAGGGGCAAGAGTTCAATCATCTGTATCCTGAATTTCAAAAAGCCAACACGGTGGTTTTTGGTGTGTCCCGAGACAGCGTGAAGTCGCATGACAATTTCAAATGCAAATTTGATTTTAAATTCGAGTTGCTTTCAGATGCCGACGAAAAGCTCTGTAAGATTTTTGATGTGATCAAAGAAAAGAACATGTACGGACGTAGGGTTCTTGGAATTGAGCGCAGTACATTTGTAATCAACGAAGAAGGCCAGCTTGTCGGTGAGTTCCGTAAAATCAAAGCGCCAGGCCATGCGGCAGAGATGCTCAAGTTCGTTCAAGGCCTTTAA
- a CDS encoding AMP-binding protein: MEKIWLKHYPKGIPAEINVQEYSSIMQVFDEACQKYPEKIAFSNMGVKITYSELAQKVEIFAGFLQNELKLKKGDRIALQMPNLLQFPVALFAAFRSGLTVVNTNPLYTATEMLHQFKDAEPKAIVIMANFAHHLEKILKETKIESVIVTELADLFPFPKGLIVNSVVKYIKKMVPTYSLPHAYTFKQAMELGHGKPVQNIASTHDDIAFLQYTGGTTGVSKGAVLSHKNIIANMLQICAWMTPVLKEGEEVCITPLPLYHIFSLTVNCLAFMKYGAHNVLVTNPRDLPALVKDMRNNHFTLMSGVNTLYNGLLNNEEFRKLDFSKLKMSVAGAMALQTSVCNRWKELTKSILVEGYGLTETSPVACCNPIDGRDKVGTIGLPVPSTNIKLVDDNDQEVPPGQSGELCVFGPQVMQGYWKRPDETAKVLKNGWLHTGDIAVVDEDGYFKIVDRKKDMILVSGFNVYPNEVEDAIASHPGVLEVAAIGVPNEHSGEVVKVFVVKKDPNLTAQDVIAQAKKSLTNYKVPREVEFRTELPKTNVGKILRRALRDEHVQQAAK; encoded by the coding sequence ATGGAGAAAATTTGGCTTAAGCACTACCCCAAGGGCATCCCTGCAGAAATTAATGTGCAGGAATACTCTTCGATTATGCAAGTTTTCGACGAAGCTTGCCAGAAATATCCTGAGAAGATTGCTTTCTCAAATATGGGCGTGAAAATCACCTACTCCGAACTCGCCCAAAAGGTCGAGATCTTTGCTGGTTTTCTTCAGAACGAATTAAAACTGAAAAAAGGCGATCGCATCGCTTTGCAAATGCCAAACCTTCTTCAGTTCCCAGTGGCCTTGTTTGCCGCCTTCCGGTCTGGACTAACGGTGGTAAATACAAATCCACTCTACACCGCCACTGAAATGCTTCACCAATTCAAGGATGCAGAGCCTAAAGCCATCGTGATTATGGCGAACTTTGCTCACCATCTCGAGAAGATTCTCAAAGAGACGAAAATCGAATCTGTGATTGTGACGGAGCTCGCCGACCTCTTCCCGTTCCCGAAGGGTTTGATCGTGAACTCAGTGGTGAAATACATCAAGAAAATGGTGCCGACTTATAGCTTGCCTCACGCTTACACTTTCAAGCAAGCCATGGAACTAGGTCACGGAAAGCCCGTCCAAAATATCGCGAGCACCCATGACGATATTGCCTTCTTGCAATACACTGGCGGAACAACGGGAGTTTCTAAAGGCGCGGTGCTTAGTCACAAAAACATCATTGCCAACATGTTGCAAATTTGCGCGTGGATGACTCCTGTTTTGAAAGAAGGCGAAGAAGTTTGCATCACACCACTTCCGCTTTATCATATTTTCTCTCTGACAGTGAATTGCCTCGCGTTCATGAAATACGGCGCACACAACGTGCTGGTTACAAATCCACGCGATCTTCCGGCGCTGGTCAAAGATATGCGCAACAATCACTTTACTCTGATGTCGGGCGTGAACACGCTCTACAACGGTCTTCTGAACAACGAAGAATTCCGCAAACTTGATTTCTCAAAACTCAAAATGAGTGTTGCCGGCGCGATGGCTTTGCAAACCTCCGTTTGCAATCGCTGGAAAGAACTCACAAAAAGCATTCTCGTCGAAGGCTATGGTTTGACCGAGACTTCGCCGGTGGCTTGCTGTAACCCGATTGACGGCCGCGACAAAGTCGGCACGATAGGCTTGCCGGTTCCAAGCACCAACATCAAACTTGTTGATGACAACGATCAAGAGGTTCCTCCTGGGCAATCGGGCGAGCTGTGCGTTTTCGGCCCGCAAGTGATGCAAGGCTATTGGAAGCGTCCTGATGAAACCGCTAAGGTTCTCAAAAACGGCTGGCTTCATACTGGCGATATCGCGGTTGTCGATGAAGATGGTTACTTTAAAATCGTCGACCGTAAAAAAGACATGATTCTTGTTTCAGGTTTCAATGTTTACCCGAATGAAGTTGAGGATGCGATTGCCTCTCACCCGGGCGTTCTTGAGGTGGCCGCAATCGGTGTTCCGAATGAGCACTCCGGCGAAGTCGTGAAAGTTTTCGTTGTGAAGAAGGATCCGAACCTGACAGCTCAGGATGTGATTGCTCAAGCAAAGAAGAGCTTAACGAATTATAAAGTTCCAAGAGAAGTGGAATTCAGAACTGAATTACCAAAGACGAATGTGGGGAAAATCCTGCGCCGTGCTTTGCGCGACGAACACGTTCAACAAGCAGCGAAGTAG
- a CDS encoding MerC domain-containing protein, with translation MSLDHASPPEIKTDLKEWDRTGALLSALCALHCLVTPFITLSLPLWVYSIHYSPVHLFISIFIFPIAIYSFWKGYKKHANKSVLFLGGLGLVLLSVALISPASRNQLRWNDIMTIVGSIALVSGHFFNRRFLLRK, from the coding sequence ATGTCCTTGGATCACGCCAGTCCCCCTGAAATTAAAACTGACCTCAAAGAATGGGACCGTACGGGGGCTCTGCTTTCGGCATTGTGTGCACTTCACTGCCTAGTGACACCATTTATCACCCTGAGCTTACCCTTGTGGGTTTACTCTATTCATTATTCTCCGGTGCATCTGTTTATCTCTATTTTTATTTTTCCAATTGCGATCTACTCTTTTTGGAAGGGTTATAAGAAGCACGCGAACAAATCGGTGCTGTTCTTAGGCGGCCTTGGCCTCGTTCTTTTAAGTGTTGCTTTAATTTCGCCAGCTTCGCGCAATCAGCTTCGTTGGAATGACATCATGACGATTGTCGGTAGCATCGCGCTCGTTTCCGGCCACTTCTTTAATCGCCGTTTTTTGCTTAGAAAATAA
- a CDS encoding high-potential iron-sulfur protein, which yields MEQNTSRRRFFVHMGQMIGLAAIAPALFGQKVFAEERRRARPSEGGAAPAAGGGGDLALPMVEPGKGAAGPVNYHLKHADVKDAALKVERSGVPFEKQFCNGCGFYTKVGNKDGGEVGKCQIFPNQLVKGTAWCSSWNKKA from the coding sequence ATGGAGCAAAACACTAGTCGTCGTCGTTTTTTCGTTCACATGGGTCAAATGATCGGTTTGGCAGCAATTGCGCCTGCATTGTTTGGTCAAAAAGTATTCGCTGAAGAGAGAAGAAGAGCTCGTCCTTCTGAAGGCGGAGCGGCTCCTGCTGCCGGTGGTGGTGGGGATTTGGCTTTGCCAATGGTTGAGCCAGGTAAAGGTGCTGCGGGCCCAGTAAACTATCATCTCAAACATGCAGATGTGAAAGACGCAGCTTTGAAAGTTGAAAGAAGCGGAGTTCCTTTTGAAAAGCAATTCTGCAACGGTTGCGGTTTTTACACTAAAGTGGGCAACAAAGATGGCGGCGAAGTTGGTAAATGCCAAATCTTCCCGAATCAATTGGTGAAAGGCACTGCTTGGTGCTCTTCTTGGAATAAGAAAGCTTAA
- the htpG gene encoding molecular chaperone HtpG: protein MAKQTQSFNAEIKQLLDLMIHSLYSHKEIFLRELVSNASDAIDKLKFNSLTQDNLMTPGTELMIRLEPNKEAHTLKIQDNGIGMSPEEVVEYIGTIARSGTKRFAQLSQEMKERPELIGQFGVGFYSSFMVADKVTLHTQKAGTHVGTLWESKGDGTYTIDEIPRAEGHGTTITLHLKKFAEEDEVQDFTDAFTLKALVKKYSDFIAYPIKMKGEKEDETLNSQKALWLKSPSEITKEEYKEFYHHLSHDWNDPIKTIHYRAEGTMEFNALLYIPTQKPWNFNMRDTEYGLSLYVKRVFIMADCKDLIPQYLRFVKGLVDSSDLSLNVSREILQQDRQVTQIRKNVVNKVLGSLKDMISKERGLYEMFWKEFGAVLKEGFPSDAANKEKLQDVTLFKSTAGDAWTTLEEYVGRMKDGQKDIYFMTGDDLAKMKESPYLEKLKEKNYEVLLLADPVDEWVVDVLRDYKDKKLQSVTKEDLNLDTEEEKKTKEEEKKGFLERFKPLMESMKETLKDQVKDVNISDRLTETPAVLVAGSHDPSAHMQKILSQMGQDQGMNAKRILEINPKHPVIEKLLSLTGDQQKLWTEVLYSQALLNEGSNIPDPKRFSKQLAELMLGQH, encoded by the coding sequence ATGGCGAAACAGACACAAAGCTTCAACGCTGAAATCAAACAACTTTTGGATCTGATGATCCATTCCCTTTACTCACACAAAGAAATCTTTTTGCGTGAGCTCGTATCCAACGCGTCCGATGCGATCGACAAATTGAAGTTCAACTCCCTGACTCAGGACAATTTAATGACTCCAGGCACAGAGTTGATGATTCGCCTGGAGCCCAATAAAGAAGCCCATACGCTGAAAATCCAAGATAACGGGATCGGCATGAGCCCTGAAGAGGTGGTCGAATACATCGGCACCATCGCCCGCTCTGGCACAAAACGCTTTGCTCAGCTCAGCCAAGAAATGAAAGAACGCCCAGAACTCATTGGTCAGTTTGGTGTGGGCTTCTATTCTTCGTTTATGGTCGCTGACAAAGTGACTCTTCACACACAAAAAGCAGGTACCCACGTTGGCACCCTTTGGGAAAGCAAAGGCGACGGCACTTACACGATTGACGAAATCCCACGCGCTGAAGGCCACGGAACAACGATTACGCTTCACTTAAAGAAATTCGCTGAAGAGGATGAAGTTCAAGATTTCACGGATGCATTTACTCTGAAGGCGCTGGTGAAAAAATATTCGGACTTCATCGCTTATCCGATTAAAATGAAGGGCGAAAAAGAAGATGAAACCCTCAATAGCCAAAAAGCGCTGTGGCTGAAATCTCCTTCTGAAATTACGAAAGAAGAATACAAAGAATTCTATCATCACCTTAGCCACGACTGGAATGATCCAATTAAGACCATTCACTACCGTGCTGAGGGCACGATGGAGTTTAATGCTTTGCTCTACATCCCGACACAAAAGCCTTGGAACTTCAACATGCGCGATACGGAGTATGGCCTGAGTCTGTATGTTAAACGCGTGTTCATCATGGCAGACTGTAAAGACCTCATTCCGCAGTACTTGCGCTTTGTAAAAGGCCTTGTCGATAGCAGCGACCTGTCTTTGAACGTTTCACGCGAAATTTTGCAACAAGACCGTCAAGTCACTCAGATCCGCAAAAATGTCGTTAATAAGGTTCTTGGCTCTTTGAAGGACATGATCAGTAAAGAGCGCGGTCTTTATGAAATGTTCTGGAAGGAATTCGGCGCCGTTCTCAAAGAAGGTTTCCCAAGTGATGCTGCTAACAAAGAAAAATTGCAGGACGTAACTTTGTTTAAGAGCACTGCGGGAGACGCTTGGACCACTTTGGAAGAATACGTGGGCCGCATGAAAGACGGTCAAAAAGACATCTACTTCATGACAGGCGATGACCTCGCGAAAATGAAGGAAAGTCCTTATCTCGAGAAACTGAAGGAAAAAAATTACGAAGTTCTTTTGCTTGCGGATCCAGTCGATGAGTGGGTTGTTGATGTTCTTCGTGATTACAAAGATAAAAAACTTCAGTCCGTCACCAAAGAAGATCTGAATCTTGATACGGAAGAAGAAAAGAAAACCAAAGAAGAAGAGAAAAAAGGCTTCCTTGAAAGATTTAAACCTTTGATGGAATCCATGAAGGAAACCCTGAAAGACCAGGTTAAAGATGTAAACATCTCAGACCGTCTGACAGAAACTCCGGCGGTTTTGGTGGCTGGCAGTCACGATCCTTCGGCTCATATGCAGAAGATCTTGTCGCAAATGGGTCAGGACCAAGGCATGAATGCCAAGCGCATTCTTGAGATCAATCCAAAGCATCCAGTGATTGAAAAGCTTCTGAGCCTGACAGGCGATCAGCAGAAGCTTTGGACGGAGGTCCTCTACTCTCAGGCCCTGCTGAACGAAGGGTCTAATATTCCTGATCCGAAACGTTTTAGTAAGCAGCTCGCTGAATTGATGTTGGGTCAGCACTAG
- a CDS encoding efflux RND transporter permease subunit: MNLSSLSIKRPIFISCVVSLMLILGVICLNKMPVDLFPDVTFPIVAIQVTYPGASPIDMEKQVSKLIEDELGSLSGLKTMTSNNLDSVAMIILEFRLGTDVKDAEQQVRNRLGNIRRNLPNDIYEPVIFRFDPADQPVITLAFTSKLPAGEAYDVANELIKPQFERLSDIGKVDVVGGRKTEIQVLIDKKKIQDRQISMLQISKRVEETSKDIPIGKVENPIKELLMRTIGEFSSLDEIKNVNVNFVGSDRAVLLKDVGRVEKGLEDQKTMASIKGSPALLLQVYKQSGSNTVAVTDAVKKSLEKVNKYLTDKKIDAHVQVVRDMSRPIRLNVVDVNESILIGIFLCVVVVFFFLGSGRSTFITGMALPNSLLGGFVVMYAMGFSINMMTLLALSLAVGLLIDDAIVVRENIFRHMEMGKDPKTAALEGTTEVAQAVVATTLVVIAVFGPISFLSGIIGQFFKQFGLTIVFTMLISLFDAFTVAPMLSAYMASPAEHDKGNGFIARILKAFDRFQTGLENTYERLLEKTLKFPKTVLFLGFLIFVASMMTVPFIPKTFLPQADNGEFGVTIEMPVGTSLQGTADFTKGIEDILNADPAVDMVLTTVGSNNGEANKANLFVRLVERKLRSMTTTQMKTTIREKLKSFNEKAVVEIGDIDAVNSGQKPFNLNITGDNLEELSAYANKLKERIRKIPGLVDVDTNFRSGKPEFHVVFDREKSEHLGVSTVMAGAELRNRTEGNEAAVFRDKGIEYKVRVRFDEQYRDLRSQFNTTLVPNANNNMIPLNRIAKAEDTLGYSQINRQNKSRFINIGANLGPTGSLGTVSEEVQKIVKDEMPPPPGIDYRFQGQAEDFQDLISSMLLAIFLGVLFIYLVLSSLYESFVTPFTILLALPLAMCGAMVALLVFGKSIDIFSLIGIVLLLGVVAKNSILLVDYTKQMEQAGHPRNEAIIKACRTRLRPILMTSLALISGMIPIAIGLNEASAMRTSMGIAIIGGLISSTLLTLLIVPAAYGFVDNFRMAAGRFFRRFGGHTKKEFEKA; this comes from the coding sequence ATGAATTTATCATCACTCTCAATTAAACGACCGATTTTCATCTCCTGCGTGGTTTCACTTATGTTGATCCTCGGGGTGATTTGTCTTAATAAAATGCCGGTGGATCTCTTTCCGGATGTGACATTTCCGATTGTTGCGATTCAAGTAACCTATCCAGGCGCTTCGCCGATTGATATGGAAAAACAAGTTTCCAAGCTGATCGAAGATGAGCTTGGCAGTTTGTCCGGTCTAAAAACCATGACGTCGAATAACCTGGATTCGGTGGCGATGATCATCCTAGAGTTCCGTCTAGGGACGGATGTGAAGGATGCCGAGCAACAGGTTAGAAATCGTCTTGGCAATATCCGCAGAAATCTTCCAAATGATATCTATGAACCGGTCATTTTCCGTTTTGACCCTGCCGATCAGCCGGTAATTACCCTTGCGTTTACGTCAAAACTCCCTGCGGGAGAGGCATATGACGTAGCCAACGAGCTCATCAAACCTCAGTTTGAGCGCCTCAGTGATATCGGTAAGGTGGATGTGGTCGGCGGCCGTAAGACTGAGATTCAAGTCTTGATCGACAAAAAGAAAATCCAAGACCGTCAGATCTCGATGTTACAGATTTCAAAGCGTGTTGAAGAAACTTCGAAAGATATTCCCATCGGTAAAGTTGAAAATCCGATTAAAGAACTTCTGATGAGAACCATCGGGGAGTTTTCGTCTTTAGATGAAATCAAGAACGTCAACGTGAACTTTGTCGGTTCTGACCGTGCTGTGCTACTTAAAGATGTCGGTCGTGTTGAAAAAGGTCTTGAAGATCAAAAGACGATGGCCAGTATCAAAGGCTCGCCGGCGTTGCTTTTGCAGGTTTATAAGCAGTCAGGCTCTAACACGGTGGCAGTCACCGATGCCGTTAAAAAGAGTCTTGAGAAGGTCAATAAATATCTCACAGACAAAAAGATCGATGCTCATGTGCAAGTGGTTCGTGATATGTCCCGTCCGATTCGCCTGAATGTGGTGGACGTGAACGAGTCGATCCTCATCGGTATTTTCTTGTGCGTCGTCGTGGTGTTCTTCTTCTTGGGGTCTGGTCGATCGACTTTTATTACGGGCATGGCGCTTCCGAACTCGCTCCTTGGCGGTTTTGTTGTGATGTATGCCATGGGATTCTCGATTAACATGATGACGCTCTTGGCGCTTTCGTTGGCGGTCGGTCTTTTGATCGATGACGCGATCGTGGTGCGTGAGAATATTTTCCGTCACATGGAGATGGGAAAAGATCCGAAGACGGCCGCTCTCGAAGGAACGACCGAGGTTGCTCAAGCCGTTGTTGCAACAACTTTGGTTGTGATCGCGGTTTTCGGTCCGATTTCATTCCTGTCGGGGATTATCGGTCAGTTCTTTAAACAGTTCGGCCTGACAATCGTGTTTACGATGCTGATTTCGTTGTTTGACGCCTTTACGGTGGCACCAATGTTGTCAGCTTATATGGCATCGCCAGCGGAGCATGATAAAGGAAATGGTTTTATCGCAAGAATTCTAAAAGCGTTTGATCGCTTCCAGACAGGGCTTGAAAATACCTATGAGCGTTTGTTGGAAAAAACTCTGAAGTTTCCAAAAACAGTTCTGTTCTTGGGATTCTTGATCTTTGTGGCGAGTATGATGACAGTGCCGTTCATTCCTAAGACATTCTTGCCTCAGGCCGATAACGGTGAGTTCGGTGTGACTATTGAAATGCCGGTGGGAACTTCTTTGCAAGGAACCGCTGACTTCACCAAAGGAATCGAGGACATTCTGAATGCCGATCCGGCTGTGGATATGGTTTTGACAACCGTCGGCTCAAACAATGGAGAGGCTAATAAGGCCAACCTGTTTGTTCGTTTGGTTGAAAGAAAACTGCGTTCTATGACCACCACTCAAATGAAAACAACGATTCGCGAGAAGCTAAAGTCTTTTAATGAAAAAGCAGTTGTTGAGATCGGTGATATCGATGCCGTGAATAGCGGTCAGAAGCCGTTTAATCTGAATATCACGGGCGATAATCTTGAAGAGCTTTCGGCATACGCAAATAAACTTAAAGAACGTATTCGTAAAATTCCAGGTCTTGTCGATGTGGATACGAATTTCCGCTCGGGAAAACCGGAGTTCCATGTGGTCTTTGATCGTGAGAAGTCCGAGCATCTCGGTGTTTCAACCGTCATGGCGGGGGCAGAGCTTCGTAACCGCACGGAAGGTAACGAAGCGGCGGTTTTCCGCGATAAAGGGATTGAATACAAAGTCCGTGTTCGTTTCGATGAACAATATCGCGATTTGCGCAGTCAGTTTAATACGACCCTCGTGCCGAATGCGAATAACAATATGATTCCACTTAATCGTATTGCAAAAGCGGAAGATACTCTGGGTTATTCACAGATCAACCGTCAGAACAAGAGCCGTTTCATTAACATCGGCGCAAACTTGGGGCCAACAGGATCTTTGGGTACGGTGTCTGAAGAAGTACAAAAGATCGTAAAGGATGAAATGCCGCCGCCTCCAGGAATCGATTACCGATTCCAAGGACAAGCAGAGGATTTTCAAGATTTGATCTCAAGCATGTTGCTTGCGATCTTCTTGGGCGTTCTTTTCATTTACTTGGTGTTGTCATCGCTGTACGAAAGTTTCGTAACGCCGTTTACGATCCTTCTTGCGTTGCCGCTGGCGATGTGTGGAGCGATGGTTGCGCTCCTGGTGTTTGGCAAGAGTATCGATATCTTCTCGTTGATCGGTATCGTTCTTCTCTTGGGAGTTGTGGCAAAGAATTCCATCTTGCTTGTGGATTACACCAAGCAAATGGAACAAGCGGGACATCCACGTAACGAGGCGATCATTAAGGCCTGCCGTACGCGCCTTCGTCCTATCTTGATGACGTCACTAGCATTGATCTCGGGGATGATTCCGATCGCAATTGGTTTGAATGAAGCCAGTGCGATGAGAACATCCATGGGGATTGCGATCATTGGTGGATTGATCAGTTCGACGCTATTGACCTTGCTCATCGTTCCTGCGGCTTACGGATTCGTGGATAACTTCCGGATGGCTGCCGGTAGGTTCTTCCGCCGCTTCGGCGGACATACCAAAAAAGAATTCGAGAAAGCATAA
- a CDS encoding TolC family protein produces the protein MKKHKYALLMSLAFAHLSASAMTLEQYLAEVQKRNKDFQAYTTSEEAAEDRREAGDLGLSPVLTMAGGYLSDEAQPQTIGSKIVSRQYSLGVAKEFSSGTKASVTGNVQQTQIRDVPTGYEKFANYSASSLGVSLSQSLWKNFFGNGTRLRQERQAAAATYEKQGYSLQQRQILIDAEMAYWDYLYQQEELKSRMESLERAKKIETWLKRRFADGINDKADFLNGQALTASRQLLLDSTRDQAVSAEKNLRLYLEMDDKEKTPSLESDFKKPRDIRALVGGNAGRVVRLDAYLAALDAKTKELGAKEAKDQLRPDLVLSGSYNTNSNIQDSPASALNKISNLDIPTAKVGLNFTYIFDTDAKVSQEALYRKEALAAQLKSERKMLESEVSWGELLRRYGEMLKQIDTAERISQLQTSKAKEQSLKLSRGRAVTSDVVNSEEDAANSILTLNRLRSEARKMEAQSRLFIRLNE, from the coding sequence ATGAAAAAGCACAAATACGCCCTTCTTATGAGCTTGGCTTTCGCACACCTGAGTGCCTCAGCGATGACTCTCGAGCAATATCTCGCGGAAGTGCAAAAACGTAATAAAGACTTTCAAGCCTATACGACATCGGAAGAGGCGGCGGAGGATCGCCGTGAAGCCGGTGATCTGGGGCTTTCTCCAGTGCTTACGATGGCTGGCGGCTACCTCAGCGATGAAGCTCAGCCCCAGACAATCGGTTCAAAAATCGTCTCAAGACAATATAGCCTCGGTGTTGCAAAAGAATTCTCTTCCGGAACAAAAGCGTCTGTGACTGGAAACGTTCAGCAAACGCAGATTCGTGATGTGCCAACCGGGTATGAGAAGTTTGCCAACTATTCCGCATCCAGTCTGGGCGTGTCTTTGAGTCAGTCTTTGTGGAAAAATTTTTTCGGAAATGGCACGCGCCTTCGCCAAGAGCGCCAAGCAGCTGCAGCTACCTATGAAAAACAAGGTTACAGCCTTCAGCAGCGTCAAATCTTGATTGATGCAGAGATGGCATATTGGGATTACCTCTATCAACAGGAGGAACTCAAATCCCGCATGGAATCGCTGGAGCGTGCGAAGAAAATTGAAACCTGGTTAAAGCGCCGTTTCGCAGATGGGATCAATGATAAAGCGGATTTCCTCAATGGCCAGGCATTGACGGCTTCTCGCCAGTTGCTTTTGGATTCCACCCGTGACCAAGCTGTATCTGCTGAGAAAAACCTGCGTCTCTATTTGGAAATGGATGATAAAGAAAAAACTCCGAGCCTGGAATCGGATTTTAAAAAGCCGCGCGACATCCGCGCTTTGGTGGGCGGCAACGCCGGCCGCGTCGTTCGTTTAGACGCCTACTTGGCGGCACTGGATGCCAAGACCAAGGAGCTTGGAGCTAAAGAAGCAAAAGATCAATTGCGTCCTGATCTCGTTCTTTCCGGTTCATACAACACGAATTCGAATATTCAAGACAGCCCCGCATCTGCTTTAAATAAGATCTCGAATTTGGATATTCCAACGGCAAAAGTGGGTTTGAATTTTACCTATATTTTCGATACAGACGCAAAGGTTTCGCAAGAGGCTCTTTACCGCAAAGAAGCTCTCGCGGCCCAACTTAAGAGCGAAAGAAAGATGCTTGAAAGTGAAGTGTCCTGGGGAGAGCTTCTTCGCCGTTACGGTGAAATGTTAAAGCAGATCGATACTGCCGAACGCATTAGTCAATTGCAGACGAGCAAAGCAAAGGAGCAGTCCTTAAAACTGAGCCGTGGCCGCGCCGTCACCTCGGATGTCGTGAATTCGGAAGAAGATGCGGCGAATTCGATTTTGACTTTGAATCGCTTGCGTTCAGAAGCGCGAAAAATGGAAGCCCAAAGCAGACTTTTTATCCGGTTGAATGAGTAA